A DNA window from Kitasatospora viridis contains the following coding sequences:
- a CDS encoding ABC transporter substrate-binding protein codes for MPDTIKIAAIGPSSGPLSTYGEMLANGVDAAVRRINADGGAAGRRLECVRYDDGGEPERAVEAARRAARDGVRFVVGHTISDCALAASDAYEAAGVLLVTPGATLPELTNRGLRLVFRTIGVNSAQGGAAGQFIADRAPRAVALVHDGRAYGRSLVEAVDATLRSRGITPVRTETVRTGTTDFAPLIHELTLDKADFVFFGGYPPELGRLIRQAAQQGLTARFVAGAACDTDEVATWAGDPATPEGLLLSTPTAFDQDPANAPVVQAVRDRGGDPANPYTLPAYAAVQVIARAIEQAGSADDTARVAAAFRAGAFPTAIGDLGYQANGDLTRFPFQVYRWQYGRPKTPAGD; via the coding sequence CCGAGCAGCGGCCCGCTCTCCACCTACGGCGAGATGCTGGCCAACGGCGTCGACGCGGCCGTGCGTCGGATCAACGCCGACGGCGGCGCCGCCGGCCGCCGCCTGGAGTGCGTGCGCTACGACGACGGCGGCGAGCCGGAGCGAGCAGTCGAGGCGGCGCGCCGAGCGGCCCGGGACGGCGTGCGGTTCGTGGTCGGGCACACCATCTCGGACTGTGCCCTGGCCGCCTCGGACGCCTACGAGGCGGCGGGCGTCCTGCTGGTCACTCCCGGCGCCACGCTCCCCGAACTCACCAACCGTGGCCTCCGGTTGGTCTTCCGCACGATCGGCGTGAACAGCGCCCAGGGCGGGGCGGCCGGGCAGTTCATCGCCGACCGCGCGCCGCGGGCGGTGGCCCTCGTCCACGACGGCCGGGCCTACGGCAGGAGCCTGGTCGAGGCCGTCGACGCGACGCTCCGCAGCCGGGGCATCACACCCGTCCGCACCGAGACCGTCCGCACCGGCACCACCGACTTCGCCCCGCTCATCCACGAACTCACGCTCGACAAGGCCGACTTCGTCTTCTTCGGCGGCTACCCGCCGGAGCTCGGCCGACTCATCCGCCAGGCCGCGCAGCAGGGCCTGACCGCCCGCTTCGTGGCCGGCGCGGCCTGCGACACCGACGAGGTCGCCACCTGGGCCGGCGACCCCGCGACCCCCGAGGGCCTGCTGCTGTCCACCCCCACCGCCTTCGACCAGGACCCCGCCAACGCCCCGGTCGTCCAGGCCGTCCGGGACCGGGGCGGCGACCCGGCCAACCCCTACACCCTGCCCGCCTACGCGGCGGTCCAGGTGATCGCCCGGGCCATCGAGCAGGCCGGGAGCGCCGACGACACCGCCCGGGTCGCCGCCGCCTTCCGCGCCGGGGCGTTCCCCACCGCGATCGGCGACCTCGGCTACCAGGCGAACGGCGACCTCACCCGGTTCCCGTTCCAGGTGTACCGATGGCAGTACGGCCGGCCCAAGACCCCGGCCGGAGACTGA
- a CDS encoding helix-turn-helix domain-containing protein, producing MLEMLGVGTAAQAVYGAMQEHPDAGVDELAVLTGLDEEQVRAALDELVGLELLRRSRERSGAWVPVPMAVALPGLVRRQEEELAARERAVAAGRAAATRLIAQQVVQQVGPGPAGGRGAGATATTEHLVGADAVQDRLDQLVAGATTEVLSLVPGNAVPEDALRAAKAADTVTLGRGVICRIVYQDAIRNHPPTLAYGRWLAEQGAQVRITAVLPQRLLIADRRAAVVPIDPDKPWAGRVHTDDPGIVHQLVALFENVWAGAAPLEPARPLERGTGLTNVERSLLQLLAAGATDEVTARQLGISTRTVRRIMADLMARLDADSRFEAGIKAAKNGWL from the coding sequence ATGCTGGAGATGCTCGGGGTCGGCACGGCCGCGCAGGCCGTGTACGGGGCGATGCAGGAGCATCCGGACGCCGGAGTCGACGAACTGGCCGTGCTGACCGGGCTCGACGAGGAGCAGGTGCGCGCGGCCCTGGACGAGCTGGTCGGCCTGGAGTTGCTGCGCCGCTCGCGCGAGCGCTCCGGCGCCTGGGTGCCCGTCCCGATGGCCGTCGCGCTGCCGGGGCTGGTGCGGCGTCAGGAGGAGGAGCTGGCCGCGCGGGAGCGCGCGGTCGCCGCCGGGCGCGCCGCCGCGACCCGGCTGATCGCCCAGCAGGTCGTCCAGCAGGTCGGGCCCGGTCCGGCCGGCGGGCGCGGAGCCGGTGCGACGGCCACCACCGAGCACCTGGTCGGTGCGGACGCCGTCCAGGACCGCCTCGACCAGCTGGTCGCCGGCGCCACCACCGAGGTGCTCTCCCTGGTACCGGGCAACGCCGTGCCCGAGGACGCCCTGCGGGCCGCCAAGGCCGCCGACACCGTGACCCTGGGCCGCGGGGTGATCTGCCGGATCGTCTACCAGGACGCGATCCGCAACCATCCGCCCACCCTGGCCTACGGCCGGTGGCTCGCCGAGCAGGGCGCTCAGGTGCGGATCACCGCCGTGCTGCCGCAGCGCCTGCTGATCGCCGACCGGCGGGCCGCCGTCGTGCCGATCGACCCGGACAAGCCGTGGGCCGGCCGCGTCCACACCGACGATCCGGGCATCGTCCACCAACTGGTCGCCCTGTTCGAGAACGTGTGGGCCGGTGCCGCGCCCCTGGAGCCCGCCCGACCCCTGGAGCGCGGCACCGGTCTGACCAACGTCGAGCGCTCGCTGCTGCAACTCCTCGCCGCGGGTGCCACCGACGAGGTTACCGCCAGGCAGCTCGGCATCTCCACCCGCACCGTGCGGCGCATCATGGCCGACCTGATGGCCCGGCTGGACGCCGACAGCCGCTTCGAGGCCGGGATCAAGGCCGCCAAGAACGGCTGGCTGTAG